AGATGCGCATGGCTGCAGGGAGCTGCGCTTTACTGCGCAAAGAACCTTCCTGTCAGGAGAGATCAGTGCATGATGTGCAGAGATGAAGCCAACCAACCCTGATCCTTCACTCACCATCAACTAACCACTGTTTAACTACAGTActtgcagtaaaaccatagtacTAATTGATGAAGTCACAATGAATCAGAAATAGCAACAGATCtgttctttcattcatttagtACTCTTAAATTCCACCTTTGCAAGATCATGCTCATCTGCATACACTTTTGACAGCCATGCCCACATCTCAACATCCAATCAACAAGTGATGCACAGAACCAAGCCCCGCCCtgcatttgttctttttttctaatCCATTTCACTCAGAAGTACCTCACCATTCAAAAGAAAAGTCTGGCAGGATGAGATATTAACTCACAATTCggagaaaaaaagttgcaattctaagaaaaaagttaaaacttcaagatataaacttgcaattctgagaaaaaaaaaagtaaaaatttcaAGATATAAAACTCGCaactctgagaaaaaaagttaaaaccgccagatataaacttgcaattctgagaaaaataaaagttacaaTTTTAAGATAcaaaactcacaattctgagaaaaaaagttaaaacttcAAGATataaaacttgcaattctgagaaaagtaaaagtttaaatttcaaGATAcaaaactcgcaattctgagaaaaaaagttaaaaccgcaagatataaacttgcaattctgagaaaaataaaagttacaaTTTTAAGATAcaaaactcgcaattctgagaaaaaaaatttaaaactgcaagatattatctcgcaattctgagaaaataagTTAAAACTGCAAGACAAACTTGCAATTAAGAGAAAAAGTAATAGAACTGCAAGATATTAGAagtttacatttcacaattctgtttttctgtttcatggaattcaaataaaaaaggaaactgTGACTTCTCTTCTCAGaattatatctcgcaattctttTTCTCTCAGAAGTCTGAGAAAAAGATCAcaatttccatttaaattttttaatttagtgttgGAAATGGGCTTCTACACCATAATCGAATGACACCGAAAGTCTCGcacattcaaatgaaaaatgGCTGCGTTGCTTTTACGTTAAAAATACGGTAGAAATATTAGGACTCATTTTTAGCCAAACTCATTTTTAGGGCACCTCCTGTGCTTTATTGTGATGATCCCCTCATGCATATTTTTGACATGCCAGTCAAGTTGAATGaatcaatattaattaaaaagtcaTTAAGCGCTCATCTTTTAATGAATTAGAGGCGTTGTTGATCCAAACGCACCTGAACGCGGGCTGCTTTTCAATAACAGATCTGTGTGGTTAGGTTCATTAGTATTCGTAGCGTAGCCACCGTTTCTACAGACATCAAGAAGTCCTTCGTAAGACTCTCACATCATCTACACGCCCCTGAATGTCAAGAGCTTCCCCTGATagcatacatactgtacatcacGGAGATGTCTATTtgatgtctgcatttacatcaggaagatgtattttttagagtgtttgctcatctgcaatacgtcctatcagatgtcaaatagacgtctattagatgtctttaagatgtttatgaatgtatgtaaaactgacatcttacagacatctgtcagatgtttgtacacagctgatgctttccagatcaagtgATCGCACCCTAAATAGCACATATACATCTACAAGATGTCTgtcagatgtcagttttacatacattcataaacatcttaaagacatctaatagacgtctatttgacatctgatataggaaacaacattttttggagcaaacatttaaaaaaatacatcttccagatgtaaatgcagacattaaatgtgaccctggagcacagaagcagtcataagcagcacaggtatatttgtagcaatagccaacaatacattgtatgggtcaaaattatacatttttcttttatgccaaaaatcattaggatattaagtaaagatcatgttccataaagatattttgttaattatctacagtaaatatatcaaaacttaatttttgattagtaatatgcattgctaagaacttcatttgaacaactttaaaggtgattttctcaatatttagattttttttgcaccctcagattccagattttcaaatagttgtatctcagacaaatattgtccaacaaaccatacatcaatggaaagattatttattcagatttcagatgatatatttctcAAATATTGACCTTGTTTtgcggtccagggtcacaaatagacATCTCCGTGATGTACGCATGCTATCAGGGACCTGACGCCTCCTTTGTGTGAAAGCCGTTAATCCGGCGGTAATTTCAGTGTTTGCGATATGAGCGGAATACAGAAAGCGCGGGAACGCTGTGTGTGGGcgcctttctctctctctctctctctctctctttttccgcGCCAAATGAGCCCCTTAAGAAAAACCGTCAATCTGTGGATTTGGCATCCGTCTCTGTCTAATCACGGTGACAGAAATCGTCGTCCGCGCTTCGCCTGGATTCCTTTTCAGACAGAACTGATTCATGTATTTgggtatttttaataaatctgagGGGATTTGAGGGAGAAAGCCAATGAGTGTCGGTACGCTCCGGCGGGCACAGAGAGGCATATTGTGCCCACGCCGCGGGACTTTAATTAACTTATTAAAAGAGGCAGACGGGTGAAGTTTGGCTCGCTCGAACTTTCTGTCAGGAAGCGCGAAGGTTTCCCGCGTTTCGCCCTGAGGTGAGGCGCTCGCGCGATGGCAGACAGACGGTAGAAACGAACGCCGGACAGATGAGTGAGACAGCAGCTGCTGTGTGGATCTGTCTGTATATTTAGCACACAGGCATGAACACTATTCAGACACATTCTCCCTCAGCTGCTCACTAAAACACGAGCACATGATGATTATAAACATGCTCCGATATGAACCAAAAACATATGATCGGGTGGACAAGCGAGCGTTCCTGTTAAactatgaaaatgttatttttgaatgttctctgaacgttcaaaatgtaaatgtttaaaatatatacagcggtggccaaaatgattaattagaatagtattttcagcagctaaaaatggtttttaaGTCAGTCTTTtactgtagtgtgtcagtatgGATCAAATATGATTTGCTActcaacaaaaaacacattttttaatggtaTCTTGTCTAAAGGTTCAATTTCAttcaagaaaaaataataataataatcatttctcttattattatttcatatgtcaggctttacgGGGTTAATAGTCATGTTCTTCAAACACTGCTGAGACTTTTGTATGTAAAtggtggacaaaaaaaaaaccctgaatcTTTTTGATATATAATTCATGAGAAAGGGAATTTCGAGTATGCTCTCCTGACTTTGGATAAACATACTGGAGGTTCTTTGATAATCCGTTTTAAGCTGATGCTGGATTCTGATCCGCATGGAGAGCATCTGTGCTGAGGGATgcgtgacctctgacctctgacctgaAGCATCATCTGCTGCTGTATCACAGACAGACACTCAAAAATCCTAAAGGGATGCTAATGGAAATTCAATCATAATTTTGTACCAATCCTAATAGAATCCTGTTTTgttgcttttttaaatttttgataattttttagaaatttgttttgaacatttgtcgtttttattagtgtttgtttgttttttaatatttctatttaggtttaatttatttttatttcaggtttagttttatttctatttcatttaatctaatatttatattttattctgttttaagttcatttcaattaacaaaaatggttttaatagttttcattttagttatcaCAAATAAACCTGGTTCCAGTAAGATCTAATGCAACCAAATTGTGCGTTGCAATTTTGACAAgttgattaaaaaatgaaatttaaaaaatgatatactaattaaataaataattctgttgtttttgttcaaataatgcaaaatatttggtTTTATGCAGTgtatttagaatttaaaattaatatatttctcTCTTTGTTTAAGTGACAATGTTACATAAACTGCtataaattcacaattatgGTACCATGGTAATTTGTAGgaaggattttattttattttattaacttctACATGCATGCAAACTATCAGTGTTGTGTGACGTgtctatataaacacacacacacacacacacacacagctaacCCACATTCAGCCTTCTGTCTACAGGAACTGATGCAATAAGAGCGCTCCGTTGCAAACCCCGCCCTCGCTGCATCCGCCGCGCTGATTGGTTAGGCGCCACAGCATCTCGTCTCTCATTGGTCCGTTCGCGCGTCACTCAGAGCGCCGTCCCGCTGCACATGGAGGGAAGGAAGCCACGTTGACATCAATTAGTGTTTTTACAGCTTGATAAACTAGAACACCGAACCGAATCTTCCGTTCACCGTGAGTCTCGGCGGAGGTGAGAAAATGTTCCGTTTCCTGAGATGATGAAATTTTTAGACAATCATGATAATAATGTATCAGGCTGCAGCATTAGGAATTATTATTCTGATTACactaacaataacaacataTCTGGAGTGCATTATATTGTGTATgataacaatattactgtagtTGCAAGTGGTCTTGATGTTGCAATGTAGCAAATAATATGATTGTAATCGCTGCTACAATGTAACAAATAATTGACGTAGGTGCAGTTGATGTTGCAGGtgtattgtaatttttaaagttttccTCCAGCTTTATAATGACACAGGTTCTGTTTTAACACTGCATCAGGGCCAAGGTCTGGTTTTGATTTcgaatgaatgcatgaactgaataagtgtatttttttttttttaatgcaattcaaagttgctttggatgaaatgatgtttgattttattttttattcctgtcGTGTCTTGTCAGGTGTGTGGTCATCATCAGGATGAGTGTGGGCTTCATCGGAGCGGGTCAGCTGGCACATGCCCTGGTCAAGGGCTTCACAGCGGCAGGTCAGAACCGGGTCAAGATGACCATACTCTAACACTAACTAACGAACTTTAGTCTCTCGGCTGATCAGGACTGTGTTTACTTACACTACTGGCCAAAAACTGGaaagagtctcttctgctcaccagggctgcatttatttaatcaataaatactgtaaaaattataaaatattattataatttaaaacagcagctttctatgtgaatatgtgttaaactgtaatttatttctgtgatgcgcagctgtattttcagcatcattactgcagtcttcagtgtcacatgatcttcagaaatcattctgattctCATTCTCATGAAACCATGATATTATGTTAAAGTCTAGAGTcatcttaaaatacattattaatctaggacgcattaaattgatcaaaaattccagtaaagacatttataatgttataaaatatttatttatctaataaatgctgttcttttgaactttctattcatctatgaatcacggtttccacaaaaatattgtgcagcacgactgttttcaacattgataataatcagaaatgtttgttgagcagcaaatcagcatattagaatgatttctgaagatcatgtgacgctgaagactgcagtaatgatgctgaaaatacagctgcgcatcacagaaataaattacagtttaacacatattcacatagaaaacagctgttttaaattataataatatttcacaatttttacagtatttttgatcaaataaacgcagcctcggtgagcagaAGAGCATATCTTTTGACCAGCAGTGTACGTCATATTTCTGTGATTCATGCAGGAACCGGTTCACAGTGTCCACgtctgtcaagctccaaaaataaCAAACCACACAATTAAAGTGTCATAGTTGTATTTATTCCACGTcttgttatttttggtttctGAATCTGTCCACTACTCATATTTCAtcctcatatgtgaccctgcagcacaaaagcagtcataagcagcacaggtatatttgtagcaatagccaacaatacattgtatgggtcaaaattatccatttttcttttatgccaaaaatcattaggatattaagatcatgttccatgaagatattttgtaaatttcctaccgtaaatatatcaacttcatttttgattagtaatatgcattgctaagaacttcatttgaacaactttaaaggagattttctcaatatttagatttttttgcaccctcagattccagattttcaaatagttgtatctcagacaaatattgtccgatcctaacaaaccatacatcaatggaaagattatttattcagctttcagatgatgtataaatctcaatttcagaaaatttaccctttatgactggttttgtgctccagggtcacatttgtctGTTTTTCAGGTGTAATTGCTGCGAATAGAATCACAGCGAGTTCACCGGACACAGATCTGCCAACAGTCTCCGGTCTACGGGTGTGTAAAGCTGAACtcgtgcgtgtgcgtgtgtgtgtgtgtgtgtggagttgTCTACCGTTTATAGTATAATAAATTCCTTATCTTCCTTGATGTTTTCTCAGAAAATGGGCATCAATTTCACTACGAGCAATAAAGAAGCGGCGCACAAGAGCGACGTTCTGTTCCTGGCCGTCAAACCTCACATCATCCCGTTCGTTCTGGATGAAATCGGTCCAGATATCGAGGACCGTCATCTGATCGTCTCCTGCGCCGCTGGAGTCACTATCAGCTCCATTGAGAAGGTGCGAAACACGCTACTTAAACATCAGGACGATTACTTTAATAATACACTGAATGCTGTTGATGATGCTATTAACAACTCGTTTAGTTCTCTACACACACGTGggtttaaagaaatagttcacgcaaaaataaacaatagctGTAAATGTGCTCACCCTTATAGGCCGCccgagatcaggatgagtgtttcttcatcaggtttgtagaaatgtgtctcagcaatggatgctctgcagtgaatgggtgccgtcagaatgagagtctgataaaaacatcacaataatccacagcactccagtccatcagttaacatctggagaagacaaaagctgaaacatccagcattaagacgagtccataatccataataacgcttcctccagtgaagaagtgttctggtctgaatcaggagagaaatctgcagatcaagcagcgtttacaagacaaaaccgCTCTAAACacatatgtggctggattttgatgcgagagacaacagcagatgcactttttcactggaggaagcgttattatggattatgaactctatggtattttagttaaaaagatcttaatgctggatgtgtttcagcttttgtcttctccagatgttaactgatggactggagtgctgtggattattgtgatgtttttatcagactctcattctgacggcacccattcactgcagagcatccattgctgagacactgatgcagagacacatttctacaaacctgatgaagaaacactcatcctgatcttgAATGAGTCATTTTcagtaaatgttcatttttaggtgaactattcctctaaTATGAATATGATTGACATGATCTGGATTATTTGGCAGTGATTGTGACTCGTGTGAAAGTCtgctgtgttgttgttgttgttgtttttctgcaCTAACCTGTTGTAACCTGTCATAAACTCGCATAACACACACATTCCATCTCGTTAATTATGCTGACGCTCGTCTCTCCCTCAGGTtatgtatttttctcttttatcaAACACATGAGCGTTTCTTTCTCTGTATTGTTGGACGAAGCTCTGAATCCCAAAGGAAACAATTATATGGtgtgattaaattttttttatttttattatttcagtcagtgtgtgtgtattattgaCCGCTGCTCGTTCAGCTTTTGTTCTCTGCACTCTTTGTTTTGATTGTTTCTCTTATTTTCTCCTTCTGAGTAAATGCAGTTTCTTCATCCCGTGATTGTTTTGCATGGAGTTCTGGAAGTAGAAATAATTCATTTAGAGGTTTTTAACCGTAAAGAAGGAAACCGTCAGGACAGGCATGTCACGATCTGAGGCTGTAAAGTGCACAAAAATTAGTACAGAGTCctgtttgtttgaatttttatagtttttatttttgtatttcatgttttcactttaatttgagTTAAAATCAATtactaattttaaatttaaattaaattacagccCCCCCCAACCgacctttttatatatatatatattagtctttttaattgtagtattattattgttattaatattaattattatttttaaggttaTTTTAGTATCTAAACTcagtttatttcagctagttgtgAAGGTAGTGTTTTAAGATgactgagatactattatagttttgtttaatattttgaattgggttttatttttatattttctgctttaacttaagtttaaagtttgtcattttgttgtatttctttgtcatttgtattaatcatagtttttctgtttttaaataaatagttattaaCGCAGAtgaataattgtgtgtgtgtgtgtgtgtgtagaagcTGCTTCAGCACCGCGCGGCTCCTAAAGTGATGCGCTGCATGACGAACACGCCGGTGGTGGTGCGCGAGGGAGCGACGGTGTACGCCACAGGAACTCACGCAGACGTAGAGGACGGGAAGCTCCTGGAGCAGCTGATGGCCAGCGTGGGCTTCTGCACCGAGGTGGAGGAGGACCTGATCGACGCCGTGACGGGCCTCAGCGGCAGCGGACCTGCTTACGTGAGCGTTTATCCCAGAAACCACTGCAACAACATACTGCACTGCTTTTAATGTAGATGGActaccactcaaaagtttggaataaatcaaatgtttaaatttttaaaatttcaatatgAAAGTAGCCCTGCTCCTGACATggtgttaaaaataaacaagcaatAGCTGTGTGTCTAGAGATGATGTGAAGCACTTTATGCATGGCGTGTGTTTGTCAGGCGTTCACGGCTCTTGATGCTCTCGCTGACGGCGGGGTGAAGATGGGGTTGCCACGGCGACTGGCGGTCAGACTGGGAGCTCAAGCTTTACTGGTACATCACGTCACATGACTCTCGCAGTGCATGATGCAAACATTACACACACTCTTCATTTATTACTAGGGATGTAATGAAATTATCAGTATTGTGTTATTGCGATAGCAAAACTGTCTGGATATTATCGTGGTCACATGACGATATGAAACTATTCGTCTTCCAGgcaaaaagtgtagtttttaaaatatatttaaacatcttATTCTAACATGAAAGGTGTGTAAagttgtgttttgggtcatGATGCTTTGGCGCAGTATCTGTGAAAGGAACTCAAAGCGAAAGCACAATATTCTTCATCAAGTCTGTTTTAAAGCGAAGCTGCTTGGTTCAGACGATCAGCTGGTGATCCGGTGTTTTCCGCGTCTCAGAACGGCTCCGTTCACACTGAATGAATGCAGTCGACTCCTTTATTACACGTTCTGTGAGTTTAGCGCGCGTCACCAGTTCTGCTTTATTTCAGCGGCAGATGATTACAGCGTTTCACTAGATTTGTAGCGAGACGTGTTTTTCTGCCGGTtttcactgaagctggagtttccttcaaaataaaagcttaaagcGCAGCTTGAATTACTGACAGCGAGCGGCTTAAATGCAGTCCAAACTCAACATATCTCTTTCAAGTGCAGAAATTAGGAAGAAGTATTGTATTTCCCTTCAGTAGCGTAAAGCAGAAATAATATAcctatgaaatattcattttcgtttattttacagtgcagctgTTTTACTATATGTGgctattactgttattgttattatttttagtattatattctaatttatttGGCTTCCAAATTTAAACTGAGACAGTATTTCACAAATTAAAAGAGGCTTGAGTCTCCTTTAAAGTTCAGCTACGAGTCAATTCACTGACTTTTTTCTGACTTAAGTTAAGAACACGTGTTGCAGCTCTTCATTCtgaactctcaaagtgcattagatggaataatttaacttttaaaatgaacaccattgtctttttttttttttttttttttatgtatcgTGGGCTTCATATCGCGATATCGTATCGTGAAATTTTGATAACCTTACATCCCTATTTATTACAGAACTGTATGCTCTCTCTGTGGTGTTTCTCCTTCAGTGCTGTGCATGTTTAAAGCGTGTAGCATTGGTACTCTTTATTCTGTCTTAGGGAGCAGCTAAGATGCTTCTGGACTCGGAGCAGCACCCTGGACAGCTGAAGACAACGTCTGCTCACCGGGTGGCGCTACCATCCACGCACTGCACTTTCTGGAGAGCGGAGGCTTCCGGAGTCTCCTCATCAACGCCGTGGAGGCCTCCTGCATCCGGACCAGGTGACCACAGCTGCTCAACCCTAACAAGGGCAAAACCAGACATCagattaattcatttattgcTGTTTTCCATCTTATTGGGActcaaataatacaatttcatgttttgtttagtttttttctaaacTTGACTCTTATATTTGATTGTAATGTTAGTATGCGTCGCTCCTTGGGGTATAAATTAACTGAAAACATAACACTTGTTTATCAATGCTTGTTACAACAAGGTTGTAATTCCTGAACACTTTGGAATACAGAAAGACCTAAGGTTGGTCTCTCTTTAAAGAAGACACGCAAAAAgtgaaagcattttaaaaaaaagtatgtataaaaagttatagaagtttaGGTTTACAATAATGTAgtatactatatattttttattttatataaaatgtttcactCTAAAATTGCTATAAAATCAAAGCCATGTCTAACCAAGctatgttccaaatttgaagttgacaTCAAAAATTGTGGTTCCTGTGAGACTTTCTTTGGGCGCTATACCAAAAATAACCACTGGGCTACACCCaaaccaattgtgcaagttctcccacttaaaaagatgagagaggcctgtaattttcatcataggtatacctcaactatgagagacaaaatgaggggggaaaaaaatccagaaaatcacattgtaggatttttaaagaattaatttgcaaattatggtggaaaataagtatttggtcaataacaaaatttcatctcaatactttgttatataccctttgttggcaatgacagaggtcaaacgttttctgtaagtcttcacaaggttttcacacactgttgctggtattttggcccattcctccatgcagatctcctctagagcagtaatgttttggggctgtcgctgggcaacagcgggttgagatctggacactggctcggccactccaggaccttgaaatgcttcttacgaagccactccttcgttgcccgggcggtgtgtttgggatcattgtcatgctgaaagacccagccacgtttcatcttcaatgcccttgctgatggaaggaggttttcactcaaaatctcacgatacatggccccattcattctttcgtttacacggatcagtcgtcctggtccctttgcagaaaaacagccccaaagcatgatgtttccacccccatgcttcacagtaggtatgctgttcttggatgcaactcagcattctttgagtttttagcaaaaagttctattttggtttcatctgaccatatgacattctcccaatcctcttctggatcatccaaatgctctctagcaaacttcagacgggccggacatgtactggcttaagcaggggacacgcctggcgctgcaggatttgagtccctggcggcgcagtgtgttactgatggtagcctttgttactttggtcccagctctctgcaggtcattcactaggtccccccgtgtggttctgggatttttgctcacagttcttgtgatcattttgaccccacggggtgagatcttgcgtggagccccagatcgag
The Onychostoma macrolepis isolate SWU-2019 chromosome 11, ASM1243209v1, whole genome shotgun sequence genome window above contains:
- the pycr1b gene encoding LOW QUALITY PROTEIN: pyrroline-5-carboxylate reductase 1b (The sequence of the model RefSeq protein was modified relative to this genomic sequence to represent the inferred CDS: inserted 1 base in 1 codon) — its product is MSVGFIGAGQLAHALVKGFTAAGVIAANRITASSPDTDLPTVSGLRKMGINFTTSNKEAAHKSDVLFLAVKPHIIPFVLDEIGPDIEDRHLIVSCAAGVTISSIEKKLLQHRAAPKVMRCMTNTPVVVREGATVYATGTHADVEDGKLLEQLMASVGFCTEVEEDLIDAVTGLSGSGPAYAFTALDALADGGVKMGLPRRLAVRLGAQALLGAAKMLLDSEQHPGQLXDNVCSPGGATIHALHFLESGGFRSLLINAVEASCIRTRELQFLADQEKISPAAIKKTTLDKVLQQPGVSSTSVATKSRVNLFNNRTGVKK